The Streptomyces collinus DNA segment CCGGTCGCCCTCGGCCACGACGTGCGCACCGGCGGCCTCGCCGAGGGCCGGGTCGGCGCGGGCCGGGGCGCGGACCGCTTCCTGTTCGTGGCCCTGGGCACCGGCATCGCGGGCGCCATCGGCGTCGACGGCCGGGTCGAGGCGGGCGCGCACGGCTTCGCGGGCGAGATCGGCCACATCGTCGTACGCCCCGGCGGGGCCCCCTGCCCGTGCGGGCAGCACGGCTGCCTGGAGCGCTTCGCCTCGGCGGCGGCCGTGAGCGAGGCCTGGGCGGCCGCCTCCGGCGACCCGGACGCCGACGCCGCCGACTGCGCGAAGGCGGTGGACTCCGGCGACCCGAAGGCCCGGGCGGTCTGGCAGGAGGCCGTGGACGCCCTGGCCGACGGCCTGGTCACGGCCCTGACGCTGCTGGATCCCCGCACTTTGATCATCGGCGGCGGCTTGGCGGAGGCGGGGGAAACCCTGTTCGCGCCGCTCAGGGAAGCGATCCGCCGCCGCATCACCTTCCAGAAACAGCCGACACTCGTCCCGGCGGCGCTGGGGGACAGCGCCGGTTGCCTGGGGGCGGGCCTGCTGGCCTGGGACCTTCTGGCATCGACCGACCGCATGGAGGTAACGCCCTGATGGCATCGCCGCAAGGGGCGCGGGGAACTGCGCGACCAGCCACGACGCACCCGCACTCCGCTCCATCGGGGACCCCCGCCGTGCTCACGGGCGCGACAGTGGTCCTCCCCACCGGAACCGTCGAAAACGGCCAGGTAGCCATCGACGGCGCCCGCATCACCCGGGTCCCCCCGGAGAACGCCCACGTCATCGACGCAACCGGCCACTACGTGATCCCCGGCTTCGTCGACCTGCACAACCACGGCGGCGGCGGAGCCTCCTTCACCTCCGGCTCGGTCGACGACATCCTCAAGGGCATCCACACCCACCGCCTGCACGGCACGACCACCCTGGTCGCCTCCACCGTCACGGGCGACATGGACTCCCTGACCCACCGCGCGGGCCTGCTGAGCGAACTCGCCGAGCAGGGCGAGATCGCCGGCGTCCACTTCGAGGGCCCCTTCATCTCCCCCTGCCGCAAGGGAGCCCACTCCGAGGCCCTCCTGCGCGACCCCCACCCCGCGGAGGTCCGCAAGCTGATCGACGCGGCCCGGGGCCGGGCGAAGATGCTCACCCTGGCCACCGAACTC contains these protein-coding regions:
- a CDS encoding ROK family protein, translating into MRHVIALDVGGTGMKAALAGPGGEVLHRARRATGRAQGPDAVVAGILDFAAELHAYGAEHFGTPASAAGVAVPGIVDEADGVAVYAANLGWRDVPLRELLAQRLGVPVALGHDVRTGGLAEGRVGAGRGADRFLFVALGTGIAGAIGVDGRVEAGAHGFAGEIGHIVVRPGGAPCPCGQHGCLERFASAAAVSEAWAAASGDPDADAADCAKAVDSGDPKARAVWQEAVDALADGLVTALTLLDPRTLIIGGGLAEAGETLFAPLREAIRRRITFQKQPTLVPAALGDSAGCLGAGLLAWDLLASTDRMEVTP